A single region of the Ornithorhynchus anatinus isolate Pmale09 chromosome 13, mOrnAna1.pri.v4, whole genome shotgun sequence genome encodes:
- the PIK3CG gene encoding phosphatidylinositol 4,5-bisphosphate 3-kinase catalytic subunit gamma isoform, whose translation MDPEAPEPPVLLREAAKRRRRRMKAYGTPGPPVPPAPSELIPIEFTLPARRRDSPETPETVTLDVPGNGSVEQMKAQLWAHAAELGPVGAFFQRSCPDQFLLLYQKRGQWYEVYDRHQAVQTLDCVLHWKVTRLPVGHIRVAPRPQPTPEVLDFQRRLTELIGYDVTDVSNVHDDELESTRRRLLAPRAAEVAGRDPGLYAMHPWVTSKPLPAYLQGKVANGHVLLVIHRGTTSQTVKVSVDETPGAILRGFFTRMAKKKSLMGIPEGLGERDFVLRVCGRDEYLVGETPVKNFQWVRQCLKNGEDIHLVLDAPPDPALDRVREEEWPLVDDGPGATGYHDQLTVAGKSHERVLTVSLWDCDRRFRVKIRGFDGPAAPPRGPEPTVFVEAKVQHGQQLLSQSRTTSKPWAEEVLWNQWLEFGIRIKDLPRGALLNLQIYCGRAQGGPPPAPGSPGPGSDPRARHQLLYYVNLLLVDHRSLLRRGGYVLHMWKTSGKEDGRGSLNADKLTSATNPDKENSVAISVLLDDYCHPVALPKHRPASGPDGAGAGAGGRAEMPNQLRKQLEEIVATDPLHPLSAEDKELLWHFRHESLKHPEAYPKLFSAVDWGRQETVAVAYRLLARREVWDRSALDVGLTLQLLDCNFSDENVRAMAVQKLESLEDDDVLHFLLQLVQAVKFEPYHDSALARFLLKRGLRNKRIGHFLFWFLRSEIAQSPHYQQRFAVLLEAYLRGCGQAMLQDFTRQVQVTRLLHKLTLEIKSLSADKYDVTPQVVAQLKEKLENLQNSHLPDSFRVPYDPGLKAGKLVIEKCKVMASKKKPLWLEFQCADPTALSSETIGVIFKHGDDLRQDMLILQILRIMESIWETESLDLCLLPYGCISTGDKIGMIEIVKDATTIAKIQQSTVGNTGAFKDEVLHHWLREKCPIEEKLQAAVARFVYSCAGYCVATFVLGIGDRHNDNIMITESGNLFHIDFGHILGNYKSFLGISKERVPFVLTPDFLFVMGTAGKKTSKHFQKFQEVCVRAYLALRHHTNLLIILFSMMLMTGMPQLTSKEDIAYIRDALTVGKSEEEAEKYFLDQIEVCRDKGWTVQCNWFLHLVLGIKQGEKHST comes from the exons ATGGATCCCGAGGCCCCGGAGCCGCCCGTCCTTCTGAGAGAGGCGGCCaagaggaggcggcggaggatgAAGGCCTACGGCACCCCGGGCCCGCCGGTCCCCCCGGCTCCCTCGGAGCTGATCCCCATCGAGTTCACCCTGCCCGCCCGGCGGCGGGACTCCCCGGAGACCCCCGAGACGGTGACCCTGGACGTGCCGGGGAACGGCAGCGTGGAGCAGATGAAGGCCCAGCTGTGGGCCCACGCGGCCGAGCTGGGCCCGGTCGGGGCCTTCTTCCAGCGCAGCTGCCCTGACCAGTTCCTGCTGCTCTACCAGAAGAGGGGCCAGTGGTACGAGGTGTATGACCGGCACCAGGCCGTGCAGACCCTGGACTGCGTGCTCCACTGGAAGGTCACGCGTCTGCCCGTGGGCCACATCCGGGTGGCGCCCAGGCCGCAGCCCACCCCGGAGGTGCTGGACTTCCAGCGCCGTCTGACCGAGCTGATCGGCTACGACGTGACGGACGTGAGCAACGTGCACGACGACGAGCTGGAGTCCACCCGCCGCCGGCTGCTGGCCCCGCGGGCGGCCGAGGTGGCCGGCCGGGACCCCGGGCTCTACGCCATgcacccctgggtcacgtccaaGCCGCTGCCCGCCTACCTGCAGGGCAAGGTGGCCAACGGCCACGTCCTGCTGGTCATCCACCGGGGCACCACCAGCCAGACGGTGAAGGTGTCCGTGGACGAGACCCCCGGGGCCATCCTGCGGGGCTTCTTCACCCGGATGGCCAAGAAGAAGTCGCTGATGGGCATCCCCGAGGGCCTGGGCGAGCGGGACTTCGTGCTGCGGGTCTGCGGGCGGGACGAGTACCTGGTGGGCGAGACGCccgtcaagaacttccagtgggtcCGGCAGTGCCTGAAGAACGGCGAGGACATCCACCTGGTCCTGGACGCGCCGCCCGACCCGGCCCTGGACCGGGTGCGGGAGGAGGAGTGGCCGCTGGTGGACGACGGGCCCGGCGCCACGGGCTACCACGACCAGCTGACGGTGGCGGGCAAGAGCCACGAGCGGGTGCTCACCGTGTCCCTCTGGGACTGCGACCGGCGCTTCCGGGTCAAGATCCGGGGCTTCGACGGGCCGGCCGCGCCCCCGCGGGGCCCCGAGCCCACCGTGTTCGTGGAGGCCAAGGTCCAGCACGGGCAGCAGCTGCTGAGCCAGAGCAGGACGACCAGCAAGCCCTGGGCCGAGGAGGTGCTGTGGAATCAGTGGCTCGAGTTCGGCATCCGCATCAAGGATCTGCCCCGGGGGGCCCTGCTCAACCTGCAGATCTACTGCGGCCGGGCCCAGGGcgggccgccccccgcgcccggctcccccgggcccggctccgacccccgggcccggcacCAGCTGCTCTACTACGTCAACCTGCTGCTGGTGGACCACCGCTCCCTGCTGCGCCGCGGGGGCTACGTCCTGCACATGTGGAAGACCTCCGGGAAGGAGGACGGCCGCGGCAGCCTCAACGCCGACAAGCTCACCTCGGCCACCAACCCCGACAAGGAGAACTCCGTGGCCATCTCAGTCCTGCTGGACGACTACTGCCACCCAGTCGCCCTGCCCAAGCaccggcccgcctccggccccgacggggccggggccggggcggggggccgggccgagaTGCCCAACCAGCTCCGCAAGCAGCTGGAGGAGATCGTCGCCACCGACCCCCTCCACCCGCTCAGCGCCGAGGACAAGGAGCTGCTCTGGCACTTCCGGCACGAGAGCCTGAAGCACCCCGAGGCCTACCCCAAGCTCTTCAGCGCCGTCGACTGGGGGCGGCAGGAGACCGTGGCCGTGGCCTACCGGCTGCTCGCCCGCCGGGAGGTCTGGGACCGGAGCGCCCTGGACGTCGGCTTGACCCTGCAGCTCCTGGACTGCAACTTCTCCGACGAGAACGTGCGAGCCATGGCCGTGCAGAAGCTGGAGAGCCTGGAGGACGACGACGTCCTGCACTTCCTGCTGCAGCTGGTGCAG GCCGTGAAGTTTGAACCGTACCACGATAGCGCCCTGGCCCGATTCCTGCTGAAGCGTGGTCTGAGG AACAAGAGGATCGGCCACTTTCTGTTCTGGTTCTTGAGGAGCGAGATCGCTCAGTCGCCGCACTACCAGCAGAGGTTCGCGGTGCTCCTGGAGGCCTACCTCCGGGGCTGCGGCCAAGCCATGCTCCAAGACTTCACCAGGCAGGTCCAGGTCACCCGCCTGCTGCACAAGCTCACGCTCGAAATCAAGTCGCTCTCCGCCGACAAGTACGACGTCACCCCCCAAG TCGTTGCTCAACTTAAGGAAAAGCTTGAAAACCTGCAGAACTCTCACCTTCCGGACAGCTTCAGAGTTCCCTACGATCCTGGCCTGAAGGCCGGAAAGTTGGTG ATTGAAAAATGCAAAGTGATGGCCTCCAAGAAAAAGCCCCTCTGGCTGGAGTTCCAGTGCGCCGACCCCACGGCCCTGTCCAGCGAAACCATCGGGGTCATCTTCAAACATGGCGATGACCTCCGGCAGGACATGCTCATCCTTCAG ATCCTACGAATTATGGAGTCGATCTGGGAGACGGAGTCTTTGGACTTGTGTCTGCTGCCTTATGGCTGCATTTCCACTGGAGATAAAATAG GAATGATTGAGATCGTCAAGGATGCTACCACAATTGCCAAGATCCAGCAAAGCACTGTAGGAAACACAGGCGCCTTTAAGGATGAAGTATTACATCACTGGCTTAGAGAAAAATGCCCAATTGAAGAAAAG CTCCAGGCGGCCGTGGCACGGTTCGTGTACTCCTGTGCGGGCTACTGCGTGGCCACCTTTGTGCTCGGCATCGGAGACCGACACAACGACAACATCATGATAACCGAGTCCG GAAATCTGTTCCATATCGACTTTGGGCACATTCTTGGGAATTACAAAAGTTTCCTGGGCATCAGTAAAGAGAGAGTCCCCTTCGTGCTGACCCCCGACTTCCTGTTTGTGATGGGGACAGCTGGGAAGAAGACCAGCAAGCACTTCCAGAAATTTCAG GAAGTTTGTGTCCGAGCTTACCTGGCCCTCCGGCACCACACCAACCTGCTGATCATCCTGTTCTCCATGATGCTGATGACGGGGATGCCCCAGCTGACCAGTAAGGAGGACATCGCCTACATCAGGGACGCCCTGACCGTGGGGAAGAGCGAAGAGGAGGCGGAGAAGTACTTCCTGGACCAGATTGAGGTGTGCCGAGACAAGGGCTGGACCGTGCAGTGTAACTGGTTTCTGCACCTGGTGCTGGGCATCAAACAAGGCGAGAAGCACTCTACATAG